A region of Frederiksenia canicola DNA encodes the following proteins:
- the pepQ gene encoding Xaa-Pro dipeptidase, whose translation MQSLFTQHLATVQQTVQQALELARLDGLWIYAGSAKPHFLDDQHSPFKINPHFNYVFPDPNAEQSWLYLDGKNKPKIYFYAPQDYWHVAPNPPTDTFFASEFDWQILADSQQIAQFIQPQHCAFIGEDEKWAEALGFSHINPKKVLNVLHFARSFKTEFEIKCLYQAQFSALKGHHAAKNAFLDGKSEFEINLAYLQATQQSDNNVPYGNIVAINQNSAILHYTKLDVAPPAERHSFLLDAGTTYLGYASDLTRSYAFDSKSEFAALVAEMEKLKLAVIDNLQVGYNYLSYHTQMHQWISQLLQDFDFVKLPADQIFEEGISRTFFPHGLGHQLGLQVHDVAGFQQNARGTHKAAPELYPSLRCTRDLAEGMVLTIEPGFYFIEMLLNPWKNAPLARFFNWQKIDEFKKFGGIRTEDNVVIRANGAENLTAKAAEMLNIR comes from the coding sequence ATGCAATCGCTTTTCACACAACATCTTGCCACGGTGCAGCAGACCGTGCAACAAGCGTTAGAATTAGCTCGGCTTGATGGATTATGGATTTACGCAGGCTCGGCAAAACCGCATTTTTTAGACGATCAACATTCGCCCTTTAAAATCAACCCGCATTTTAACTACGTTTTCCCTGATCCCAATGCCGAGCAGAGCTGGCTGTATCTAGACGGCAAAAACAAGCCGAAAATCTATTTTTATGCTCCGCAAGATTACTGGCACGTTGCCCCTAATCCGCCGACTGACACCTTTTTTGCCAGCGAATTTGATTGGCAGATTTTAGCGGATAGCCAGCAAATCGCCCAATTTATTCAGCCGCAACATTGTGCCTTTATCGGTGAAGACGAAAAGTGGGCGGAAGCACTCGGTTTCAGCCACATCAATCCGAAAAAGGTGCTTAATGTACTGCATTTTGCTCGTTCATTCAAAACAGAATTTGAAATTAAATGCCTTTATCAAGCTCAATTTTCGGCATTGAAAGGGCACCACGCAGCTAAAAATGCCTTTTTGGACGGAAAGAGTGAGTTTGAAATCAACCTTGCTTACTTGCAAGCTACCCAGCAATCGGACAACAATGTACCTTACGGCAATATTGTGGCGATTAACCAAAACAGTGCGATTTTACATTACACCAAGTTAGATGTTGCACCACCTGCCGAACGTCACAGCTTCTTGCTAGATGCGGGCACGACCTATTTGGGCTATGCTTCAGATCTTACTCGCAGTTATGCTTTTGATTCGAAGAGCGAATTTGCCGCATTAGTAGCGGAAATGGAAAAACTCAAATTAGCGGTGATTGATAACCTACAAGTTGGCTACAACTATCTGAGCTATCATACTCAAATGCATCAATGGATCTCACAGCTATTACAGGATTTTGATTTCGTCAAACTGCCAGCAGATCAAATTTTTGAAGAAGGCATTAGCCGCACGTTCTTCCCGCATGGCTTAGGGCACCAGCTTGGTTTACAAGTGCATGACGTCGCTGGGTTCCAGCAAAACGCTCGAGGCACACACAAAGCGGCTCCTGAACTGTACCCAAGCCTACGTTGTACTCGTGATCTTGCCGAAGGCATGGTGCTGACGATTGAACCAGGGTTTTACTTTATTGAGATGTTACTCAATCCGTGGAAAAATGCACCACTTGCCCGTTTCTTCAACTGGCAAAAAATCGACGAATTTAAAAAATTCGGCGGTATTCGCACAGAAGATAATGTGGTGATCCGAGCCAACGGTGCAGAGAATTTAACAGCAAAAGCCGCAGAAATGCTAAATATCAGATAA
- the mfd gene encoding transcription-repair coupling factor, translating into MSFTLQFSLPKTDGNYQDHQTLGSLVGHSDTLAIAEAAKQFNGLSVVVTPDTRTALRLEKSLPQFSNLPVQLFPDWETLPYDNFSPHQDIISARLSALFQLQQGRKQIFLLPINTLLQKLCPPSYLANNVLLIKKGDTFSIEKLRLQLENAGYRAVDQVLEYGEYAVRGALLDLYPMGADQPYRLDFFDDEIDSIRTFDVENQRTLTEISEINLLPAHEFPTDSKGIEFFRGQFREQFGEIRREPEHIYQQVSKGVLNAGIEYWQPLFFSEMASFFDYLPPKTLFITLDELQSKAEQFANDTAQRYENRRVDPMRPLLPPEKLWFPIDDINRWLKGYPRLSLTTEKIRKSAAKQNANVLPLPNVAMQSNTKEPFSAFQQFRQKFNGNILFSFETEGRRETLLDLLSPLGIKPKQIHDLSEADQPLSLMIGNLDQGFMIEQTSGQILAIICETDLLGERIQQSRSREKRKSVNPDTLIRNLAELKIGQAVVHLENGVGRYGGLTTLDAGGIKAEYLVLHYANDAKLYVPVASLHLISRYIGGADENAPLHKLGSEAWAKTRQKAAEKIRDVAAELLDVYAKRESQKGFAFQYDREAFQQFSATFPYEETDDQKLAINAVISDMCLPKAMDRLVCGDVGFGKTEVAIRATFLAVMNQKQVAILAPTTLLAQQHYENFKDRFANQPVNVEVLSRFKTAKEQKEILARTAEGKVDILVGTHKLLQEDVKFRDLGLLVIDEEHRFGVRQKERMKQLRANVDILTLTATPIPRTLNMALNGMRDLSIIASPPARRLSIKTFVRQSDDNLIREAILREILRGGQVYYLHNDVATIENCAEKLTALVPEARIVIGHGQMRERELERVMSDFYHQRFNLLVCSTIIETGIDVPTANTIIIERADKFGLAQLHQLRGRVGRSHHQAYAYMLTPHPKTLTKDAQQRLEAMSTIDNLGAGFALATHDLEIRGAGELLGSEQSGQIESIGFSLYMDLLENAVNALQEGREPTLDEITQNQVEIELRVPALLPDDYLPDVNMRLSFYKRIASADNADALKDLKVELIDRFGLLPEPTKNLFQITQLRHIAKGLGLKKVDASINGGYLEFKPTATPDPMKFLKLIQQDKNGYKFDGPQKFRFTKPLETAAERLQFVSELLERIAE; encoded by the coding sequence ATGTCATTTACACTTCAATTTAGTCTGCCGAAAACCGACGGCAATTATCAAGATCATCAAACCTTAGGCTCGTTAGTTGGACATTCGGACACCTTGGCGATTGCCGAAGCCGCCAAACAGTTCAATGGCTTGAGCGTGGTGGTGACGCCTGACACTCGCACGGCGTTACGCCTTGAAAAAAGCCTACCGCAATTTAGCAACTTGCCCGTGCAGCTTTTTCCTGATTGGGAAACGTTGCCGTATGATAATTTCTCGCCTCATCAAGACATTATTTCCGCACGGCTGTCGGCGTTGTTCCAACTGCAACAGGGTCGAAAACAAATTTTCTTGTTGCCCATCAATACCTTACTACAAAAACTTTGTCCGCCGAGCTATTTGGCGAACAATGTGTTGCTGATCAAAAAAGGCGATACGTTTTCGATCGAAAAGTTACGTTTACAACTGGAAAATGCGGGCTATCGAGCCGTTGATCAGGTGTTAGAATATGGTGAATACGCAGTGCGGGGAGCATTACTCGACCTCTATCCGATGGGGGCAGATCAGCCTTATCGCTTGGATTTTTTCGATGATGAAATTGATTCTATCCGCACTTTTGATGTGGAAAATCAACGCACCTTAACGGAAATCAGCGAAATCAATCTGCTGCCAGCCCACGAATTTCCGACTGATAGCAAAGGCATTGAATTTTTCCGAGGACAATTCCGCGAACAGTTTGGCGAAATTCGCCGTGAGCCTGAACATATTTATCAGCAAGTGAGCAAAGGCGTCCTGAATGCAGGTATTGAGTACTGGCAGCCGCTGTTTTTCAGCGAAATGGCAAGTTTTTTCGACTATCTGCCACCAAAAACCTTGTTTATCACCTTAGACGAGCTGCAATCCAAAGCGGAGCAGTTCGCCAACGATACGGCACAACGCTACGAAAATCGCCGTGTCGATCCGATGCGGCCGCTGCTGCCACCTGAAAAATTATGGTTCCCGATTGACGACATCAATCGCTGGCTGAAAGGCTATCCTCGTTTGAGTTTAACAACGGAGAAAATACGGAAATCCGCGGCGAAGCAGAATGCCAACGTGTTGCCACTACCTAATGTGGCGATGCAATCCAATACCAAAGAGCCATTTTCGGCGTTTCAGCAGTTCCGCCAAAAATTCAACGGTAACATTCTATTTTCCTTTGAAACGGAAGGACGACGGGAGACCTTGCTCGATCTGCTTTCCCCCCTTGGGATCAAACCGAAGCAGATCCACGATCTCAGTGAAGCGGATCAACCGTTGAGTTTGATGATCGGCAACCTCGATCAAGGCTTTATGATTGAGCAAACAAGCGGTCAGATTTTGGCAATTATTTGCGAAACGGACTTACTTGGCGAGCGGATCCAGCAAAGCCGCAGCCGAGAGAAACGCAAAAGCGTCAATCCTGATACGCTGATTCGCAACTTAGCGGAGCTGAAAATCGGGCAGGCGGTGGTGCATTTGGAAAATGGTGTGGGACGTTATGGTGGTTTAACTACGCTGGATGCGGGTGGAATCAAAGCGGAGTACTTGGTGTTGCATTACGCCAACGATGCCAAACTTTATGTACCTGTTGCCTCGCTACATTTGATTAGCCGTTATATCGGCGGTGCGGACGAAAATGCCCCGTTGCATAAACTGGGCTCAGAAGCGTGGGCGAAAACCCGTCAAAAAGCGGCAGAGAAAATTCGTGATGTGGCGGCAGAATTACTTGATGTCTATGCAAAACGAGAGTCGCAAAAAGGTTTTGCATTTCAATATGATAGAGAAGCCTTCCAACAATTCAGTGCCACGTTCCCTTACGAAGAAACGGACGATCAAAAACTGGCGATCAATGCCGTGATCAGCGATATGTGCTTGCCAAAAGCAATGGATCGTCTCGTTTGTGGCGATGTGGGCTTTGGTAAAACCGAGGTGGCAATTCGAGCAACGTTCTTGGCAGTGATGAACCAAAAACAAGTGGCAATTCTCGCCCCAACGACCTTGCTCGCTCAACAACACTACGAAAATTTCAAAGATCGTTTTGCCAATCAGCCTGTCAATGTGGAAGTGCTTTCCCGTTTTAAAACCGCCAAAGAGCAGAAAGAAATTTTGGCTCGCACCGCAGAAGGCAAAGTCGATATTTTAGTTGGTACCCACAAATTACTGCAGGAAGATGTCAAATTCCGTGATCTTGGCTTGCTCGTGATTGATGAAGAACACCGTTTTGGCGTTCGCCAAAAAGAGCGAATGAAACAGCTGCGAGCCAATGTGGATATTTTGACTTTGACCGCTACACCAATTCCTCGCACGCTCAATATGGCGTTAAATGGAATGCGGGATCTATCGATTATCGCCAGCCCGCCTGCTCGCCGCCTGTCGATTAAAACTTTTGTGCGACAAAGCGATGACAACCTTATTCGTGAAGCGATTTTGCGTGAAATTCTACGTGGCGGGCAGGTTTATTATCTGCACAACGATGTCGCCACAATTGAAAATTGTGCCGAAAAACTAACTGCTTTAGTGCCAGAAGCTCGTATTGTGATCGGACACGGACAAATGCGAGAACGGGAACTCGAGCGAGTGATGAGCGATTTCTATCATCAACGTTTCAATTTACTCGTTTGCTCAACCATTATTGAAACGGGGATTGATGTGCCAACAGCGAACACGATTATCATCGAACGTGCCGACAAATTCGGCTTGGCACAACTGCACCAATTGCGTGGGCGGGTTGGACGCTCTCACCACCAAGCCTATGCTTATATGCTCACGCCGCACCCGAAAACGCTCACTAAAGATGCACAGCAACGTTTGGAAGCGATGAGTACTATTGATAATCTCGGGGCGGGTTTTGCCTTAGCGACCCACGATCTCGAAATTCGTGGTGCGGGCGAATTACTTGGCAGCGAACAAAGCGGGCAGATCGAAAGTATCGGTTTTTCGCTCTATATGGATTTGCTCGAAAATGCGGTCAACGCCTTGCAAGAAGGTCGTGAGCCAACTTTAGACGAAATCACTCAAAACCAAGTGGAAATTGAATTGCGAGTGCCTGCGTTACTACCTGATGATTATTTACCTGACGTGAATATGCGGCTATCCTTCTACAAACGCATCGCTAGCGCCGATAACGCCGATGCCTTGAAAGATCTGAAAGTAGAGCTGATCGACCGCTTTGGATTGCTGCCTGAACCGACTAAAAACCTGTTCCAGATCACCCAATTACGCCATATCGCAAAAGGTTTGGGATTGAAAAAAGTCGATGCAAGCATTAACGGCGGCTATCTCGAATTTAAACCAACAGCCACCCCTGACCCGATGAAGTTTTTAAAGCTGATCCAACAGGACAAAAATGGATATAAATTCGACGGCCCGCAAAAATTCCGCTTTACCAAACCGCTTGAAACCGCAGCCGAAAGATTGCAGTTTGTGAGTGAGTTGTTGGAAAGGATCGCTGAGTAA
- a CDS encoding LysR substrate-binding domain-containing protein has product MEQIKRLPLNALKYFYFVGSYSSLSVAAEKLCITHSAVSKQLKLLESYFEEPLLLKHGRGIQLSRTGKILYEHCHDAFSCLEKGLTEIQHQQKQHLVISCEPTLAMKWLIPRMAEFQAKHPFQIVILAAGGQVDFRQYGIDIALRRNDFHWSPTLYTEKIAEEQMGVVQMPNLTLHQKLYTRTRPNAWQHWSAQTGIEFKHYPDVFFERFALAIQGAVSGIGLTVASKLMVEHELKQGSLIAPYGFIPDGSAYYLLSETDFNTDYKKQQFLAWVKAEIALTLAK; this is encoded by the coding sequence TTGGAACAAATAAAACGATTACCACTCAACGCACTAAAATATTTTTATTTTGTTGGGAGTTATAGCAGTTTATCTGTCGCGGCTGAAAAGCTTTGTATCACACATAGTGCGGTAAGTAAGCAATTAAAATTACTGGAAAGCTATTTTGAGGAACCACTTCTACTCAAACACGGACGAGGCATTCAGTTAAGCCGCACAGGTAAAATATTATATGAACATTGCCATGACGCTTTCTCCTGTCTAGAAAAAGGGCTAACTGAGATACAACATCAACAAAAACAGCATTTGGTTATCTCCTGTGAGCCAACGTTAGCCATGAAATGGTTGATCCCTCGAATGGCTGAATTTCAGGCAAAACATCCGTTTCAAATCGTTATTTTAGCGGCTGGCGGACAAGTCGATTTTCGCCAATACGGCATTGATATTGCCTTGCGTCGCAATGACTTTCATTGGTCTCCCACGCTATATACTGAAAAAATTGCAGAAGAACAAATGGGCGTTGTGCAAATGCCTAACTTGACTTTACATCAGAAGTTATATACTCGCACTCGTCCAAACGCTTGGCAACATTGGAGTGCCCAAACAGGTATTGAATTCAAGCACTACCCTGACGTCTTTTTTGAACGTTTTGCCTTAGCGATTCAGGGAGCCGTGAGTGGCATTGGTTTGACCGTAGCCTCAAAACTGATGGTAGAACATGAACTCAAACAAGGCAGTTTAATTGCCCCCTACGGTTTTATTCCCGATGGTTCTGCCTACTATTTACTCTCTGAGACGGACTTCAATACAGATTATAAAAAACAGCAATTTTTGGCTTGGGTCAAAGCCGAAATCGCCTTAACCTTAGCCAAATAG